Part of the Leishmania infantum JPCM5 genome chromosome 7 genome, GCGAGATGAAGCTGTGCGGCCAGTACGGTCTGCGCTGCAAGCGTGAGATCTGGCGTGTGAACATGACGCTGTCCAAGATGCGCCGCACGGCccgtctgctgctgacgctgccggaGAACCACCCCCGCCGTCTGCTTGAGGGCTCCGCCAtcatgcgccgctgccacgagTATGGCTTCCTCGACGAGGAGAAGGACAAGCTGGATTACGTGCTGTCGCTGACGGTGCCGGACATTctcgagcgccgcctgcagaCCATCGTCTTCAAGGCCGGTCTCGCCAAGTCCGTGCACCACGCCCGCGTCCTgattcagcagcgccacatcgccgtcgccaagCAGATTGTGACGATCCCGTCCTTCATCGTGCGCGTGAGCAGTGAGCGCCACATCGCCTTTGCTGATGCTTCGCCGTTCGGCAACGGCCGCCCTGGCCGCGtcaagcgcgtgcgcgcgaagGCCGCCAAgcgccacgccggcggcggcgatgacgacgagtAAGTCGCCAGTTAGACGAGTGGATGGTTCGTGCCTTTGCCGAGGGAGGAGAGTGGAGAGAAATGCGAGTTGGACAGAATGAACACGCGAGAGGGTCCGTCTAGGGACGGCGCTCTGAGTGCGACGTGTCTGCGCGACACACGTGAGcgcatgtctctctctgtctgtgtgtagTATGCTTGTCGCTCGTTCTCTACGCTCTTCAGCTCCTCCCGCGTCCACCTATGGCGATGATCCGAAAGGCTGCACTgcccacgccgtcgccgccgcgcgccgaGAGACAAGCATGCACCCTACCTTCACGGAGCGGCACCGGTTTCCTCGGACTCGCAGGGTGTGAGGGAAAGCCGTTGTCGATGGTGATGGCAATGGACGCTTGcttgccgctggtgctgcggtggtggtggtggtgatgtcCGCGATGTCCGTGGTGATGTTGGAGGTGACGTACCGCCCCCTCAACGCACTTCTCCGTCCTTCGTTTTCCGTTTTCTGTTTGTTCTTTCCCTTCGTTTTCGCCTCTGTTCTAAAatgaaaaaagaagaagtgAGACCTGACGtgcgcactcacacacgcactcacatgAAAAGGGGGCATGTCGCACCTGCGGCCAAGGGGAAAGGGTACACTTATGTGCGCTTGCGCGCTCGCCCGAGATTGGACGCCCAGCGGGGAAGGGGACAAGGGTCCGCTTGACACGAGCGGGGGGGCTcgctacacacgcacacaaaccaCGAAGCAGGggtggtgacggtggtggGGGCAGCAACAACCTCAGTAGTGGACGTTGTGGCGTTGTGCGTTGGGTGCGTACAGCGAGCGAATCGTGTCCATGGATTTGCCATGCAAAATCCATCGGGACGACAGAGAAGccgcccctccttcctcacGCCTCTCGCTGCTCTGTCTTCATGGCAACACGCTCGATCGCCATGATGATCCTCACcatgtctctctcctctctctttcccccctccctccctcttcccttcctccctacacacccacacacccacaaccacacccacacacccacacgacGTCTGTTGCTGCAGAGTATCGTCGCTGTCAATTTGCATGACAGTATCGGCcctgctttccttttttttttcgtcatccctctcctttctcgTGCATAATTTCCTGCGTGGGTGCGCTTGCGCGGCTCATCTGTCGGCTgctcgcctcccctccctccccgcctccccccgACCCTGCAGTCGGTGCTGATGGGCGTTTCCGTTCCTTAATCCCTTACCTGTTTCTTATTCCTCGTGCAAGGCAGGTGATTGGATGTTCGGCTGCTTGTCTGCCTTGAAGCGATTCTGCCATTCTTGCGGGTCGAGGGCACCACCATCGACAGCCTCATCTCCAGCGGTTACATCCTTTTTCGttccgtgcgcgtgtgtgtctgtgagccgccctccctccctccctctgtctctcacacaacacatacacacaacacacacacacacacacacacagacatataCCGTAGGCTCGAGCTCGAGAAGGCGGGCACGGCTGCATCTGTGTGTATACACAACGCTACGCAGAAGATATCAAGCGCACCGTCACGCCTACTCCAGCACCGCGACATCGCTGGCAGCTGCCACGCCCTCGACCTTCCCgtctcgcccccccccccccactccttcctccctcacgCATACATACGAAATCGCATCGTGCTCCACGAAAGGTGAGTGCAGGGGAGCATCCTGCGGGGAGTTTCAGTGATCCGCAGAAGCAGGCTAAGTCcgcttgcgcgcgcgtgcgctccgTGAACAAGCGAATTGCCGGCAACGTGGGATCTGCTGGAATACGCAACGAAAGACGCAAGGAGGGGCCCGGGTCGCGGAcccgctgcctccctcctttcgCGGAGCCATCGCGGCTCTCTTTCTTCATCTTTCCCTCCTTCTTCCCCTTCAGCGCTCTTATTGTTCCTTGAGAAGGCCTCGGCGCTGGGCCATGTCAAGTGGTCCGCTGAGGATGCCGACACCCTCGGCGCCGtctacgccgccgccacctaCCGCCACCCAACATCACCACACCTCatcgtggaggagctgggGAACGAAGGGGACCGGCCAAAGGGTCGCCgagggcggtggcagcaccaccaccggctcACCAAATTCttcggcggcaccgccgagcGTGTCGGTGACAGTTGTGGTGCTGGCTGCGCTGACAGCTGCCACGGTCTCGGTAGCGTACAACTCCTATAAGGTgcggagccgcagcagccgcgtgtACCGTAGTCAGTCTACGACTCCTGGCCACTCGTGCACGAGGCACGGAGAGGCCTCAGATCCTTCGCACACGGGCGACATCGCGATGGACAGCGTCAAGACTGCTTCACCCTTGTCGCCCAGCACCGCAAGGAGTGACGCGACAACTTGTTGTCGCAGCACCTCACTTGGCGGTTGCGgctccacagcagcgcacaccgTCGCTGGTGAGAACCCGTCGTCGACCGCGGCATCAGAGAATGAGCTCGACGAGGGGGGTCAGCGCGAGCGGGACGTGATGGCGCAATCGCCTTCGTTGGCGCTCCACACAGATACCGCCGCGGACGCTGGTGCGCGTTCCGGCAACCGCGACATGCGATTTGCCCTGTGTAGTGCGCCGCCCTTGCAGATGGCGCACGACAGTACGGCTGAGTTTCATGATCGGTGCGCCACACCagccgcttctgccgccccatcgccgccgccaccagaAACGCCCAAGGCGCTCCTTAGCAACTACTACGACTTGGAGCCGTACGCGCTTCAGGGTcttgccggcggcgcccaCGGGTGGAAGCGCGTGTTTGGGCTGCTGAAGCCCGAgatgcgcaggcgcagcgggagAGATGAGGCGTGCGCTGAGGATGGAGGTACAGCCGCTGATGGCATACctggccgccgcgcgccggGTTCACTGACGCGCACGTACGATGGCTCCCGCGTTACCACCACCGACAgccctgcgctgctgcgggagaGCCCCGGCGCGATTGTGCCGGTCACcccagccgccgcgacgaggtcaccgacgcggcgcgcgtCTGCTGTAGAGAGCATGTatcgcagcagcgtcgtaAAAAGCGACGTCTCGGTGCACAGCCGTGTGCCGGGGCAGCCGGTGGCGACGGGGAAGCCGTGCACGGCGCGGTGGTACGGCGACGACCACAAACTCTTTTCCGTggccgcagcctcctccacgtcaGCGAgcacgctcgcgcagccgTTGCATCCGCCACGGCTCTCCGTCTCGCCGGTTGCCggggtgccgtcgccgccaagTCGCTTCCTTAactccttctttttccctGTGCTACAGCACCTCAGCTTCTGCGTGAGCCGAAGTGTAGGCAGCGGCCCCGGGGAAAGCACCACCACTGGTGAGGCGACCTCCGGGACGGCCGGGAGCGGCGTGCACACGGCGTCTACCACCAACACTTTCGCTACTTCAGCAGcgttggcggtggcgcagcgtaATCTGCAGCGAGACATCTCTACCTTGGTGGCCACGACAGCGTCAGTTCGGCTGGgggcctccgcctcttcgtcCTTTCCGGGTTCCCATGCTCACAcagcgcgctgctccgccgtgtCGTCGGTGGCTGTATCTCCGCGGGCCGGTGCCACAGGGTCGTGCAGAtcgcaacagcagcacgaggGGGTGACAGCAGCAGAGTCCTGCTCGTCGTTCGCCGCACTGCACGCAgggcgcagctccagcggcggGCAGCGGAGAAAAGGTGTGTCtgtggagggcgaggagggggcggcgcagcacgtctTGGGGTCTCATGCGCGCTTCCTGTCGGCGGAGGATAAGCAGCAGCCGGGTATGCGCGGCAGCCCTCGCCATCAGAGCTCAGGTGCCTGCCGTCAAACGCCCGCCAGCTCGCAGAAAAGCGACCGCAGTGCCACGTGGAGCGGTGCGGGTCCGTGCAAACAGAGTATACGGGAGTCTGCGCAGGAGCGAAGGATGCCGCCGCACCCCTCACCCCGtgccgcagcaacagccgCTGGGGCCACGGCCGACAGTGGCGCAGTCCCGGCGCCACCAGAGGCGTCGTCCACGGAGGAACCGAACGCTGCAGGCACCGAGTCGGTTGGCGAGCCTGCTTCTCCCCCGACCATGGCTCACTGCTGCACCATCGCCGAACAGCTGGCCGTGTTGACGAGTCGTCGAGAGCAGCAACATCGCTACACACAGCAGCTACAGGCAAGCAGGAGGTCGGCTGggctcggcgccggcgccgagaATGCGCTGCCGTCTCCTCTGGCCACCCCATCGTCACCTGCCTACacgggcgctgctgcggcgtcgacgacCTTAGATGTCTCCAATGCAGAGCTCAGCAAGAAAGCCAGCGGTATGCGCAGCCCATTCGCCTGGGCTTCGCAGTACTACACGGACACGGCGTCAGGGGTATTCTACTCCtccgtgctgcagccgcaccactACGAGAACCACGTCTACTCCGACGTCACGACtgaggtgcagcagtgcaggCGAAGGCGTCAGCGGGACCGTGTGACGAGTCTTGGCGCGGGCGTCACCCCTGCCTCGAGGGCGGGCGCAGAGGACGAGGATGTGGGGCACGAGACGCACACGGCCACGCCGATGGCGacaggagcaggagcagcaacagctgcgTCTACAAGACGCTCTATGGAGCGG contains:
- a CDS encoding putative 40S ribosomal protein S9, with the protein product MRNYNNFNRVWKAPRRPFEKERLDREMKLCGQYGLRCKREIWRVNMTLSKMRRTARLLLTLPENHPRRLLEGSAIMRRCHEYGFLDEEKDKLDYVLSLTVPDILERRLQTIVFKAGLAKSVHHARVLIQQRHIAVAKQIVTIPSFIVRVSSERHIAFADASPFGNGRPGRVKRVRAKAAKRHAGGGDDDE